One genomic segment of Mastomys coucha isolate ucsf_1 unplaced genomic scaffold, UCSF_Mcou_1 pScaffold22, whole genome shotgun sequence includes these proteins:
- the LOC116067998 gene encoding prothymosin alpha-like yields MSDATVDTSSKITTKDLKEKKEVVEEADNGRDAPASGNAQNEENGEQEADNEVDEEEEEEEEEEEEEEEGDGEEEDGDEDGEAEAPMGKQVAEDDEDDDVDTKKQTDEYD; encoded by the exons ATGTCAGATGCGACAGTGGACACCAGCTCCAAGATCACCACCAAGGActtgaaggagaagaaggaagttgTGGAAGAGGCAGATAATGGAAGAGATGCACCTGCCAGTGGGAATGCTCAAAATGAGGAAAATGGGGAGCAGGAGGCTGACAATGAGgtagatgaagaagaagaagaagaagaagaagaagaagaagaag aggaagaaggtgacggtgaggaagaggatggagatgaAGATGGGGAAGCTGAGGCTCCTATGGGCAAgcaggtagctgaggatgatgaggatgatgatgttGACACCAAGAAACAGACTGATGAGTATGACtag